The DNA segment gggttcaatcccaccctcgggcatctctgtgtggagtttgcatgttctccccgtgcatgcgtgggtttcctcccacattccaaaaacatgctaggttaattggtgactccaaattgtccataggtatgaatgtgagtgtgaatggttgtttgtctatatgtgccctgtgattggctggccaccagtccagggtgtaccccgcctctcgcccgaagacagctgggataggctccagcaccccctgcgaccctcgtgaggaaaagcggtagaaaatgaatgaatgaatgttgaaggAATAAATACCAAGCATGTCTCAAAGTGATGACAGAGTTTTTACTctagaggtcagaggtcagcatCAATTGTCCCACAGGACTCTGAGAGAGACCAACCTTTGCTTTCCCACAGCAGCAACAATAGAAGTGTGTCTCATTATGCAGCACATTAGACACACTCTGTGACCTTTGACACATCcatcatgcttttattttgaagccacCTTTCACACTGAGCTGTACCATCATATTCTCTCTAGTCACATGACTTCTGTACACATTTAATTGTCGCTAAGTAGCATTGTTTTGTACTGAAGAGACCGGAGCACACAAAGTTTGCAAGTGACGTCATGTGTTTATTGACGCAGGAAATATGACGTGATGATGCATCACAACAACAACTTGTAGACGCGTACAAGACACGctgcacaaacaggaagtggagggtacattcacatacacaaaaatgtatacattaatACCATACATCGGTCTTTAGACAAGACTAaagagggacaggaagtgagcactCACTCCTCCCAGCATTCCTCATAACAGGAAGCAGGAATTATGGACCTTTAAAACAGATCACATTAATGACACACTCAGTGACATCATCACTGAGCGACGGCAGTGATCTTAAAACAGatcatttttcagttttcacATTAGTGAATGTCATCAAATCTAAAATTTGACACAAACAatcacatgacaacacaacatatTATCATATAACAATAAAAGTTGCATcatatttatgcaaaaaaaaaaacaacctcaaaATTGAGGACTATTAACAATGAAAACCACATAATGACAAATGTCATCAGAGTATTTACGTTATAAAACATCATCATTACAGATGCAATCAAATAGAACTTTCTGAGTGTGAAAGATGTTGCTGCATTATGCAacattattaatcatcattttcatattaaaatatatgaaaaagaGCAGGCAGTGAATAATGATTGCAAAAGCAATCCTACAGTTCATACAACATGCATGACAAGATCATATTATTGCTGTTGTTTCCATAGGAAGTCAACCAGCAAATTAATCAATATGATCAATGTGATCAATAATATTAGATAATAACATAATTTGTTAacatttccatttaaaaataaatgaaaaagtaattatttctaaaatgaaataaaaaaaaaatatatatataacttggcTTCCATTGTGAAGAACTCAATGCAGTCATCTTTAAACAACATATTTGGGCTGTGTCTACCAAGGCCTCCAGGGGGCGCTGCGGGCTGAGCGCTCCTGTTTTATGATGCTGCTGTGGACTGCAGAGCTCAGAGGAGAGAGGGCCTCCTCTCTCAGCTTCTCCTTACAGGAAGACTGAAGCTGCTTGAAGTTCATCCTTGCACGCTCCTCCGACAGAAAGTCATCCACCTCACGGGCGCAACTGGAGTAACCCTGATGGACAGCCAAGCCGTCCAAAGACTTGAGTCGTTTCAGGAAGGAAACAGTCACCTCCAGGATGTCTGCTTTCTCCAGCTTGGAGTCCGGCTGCTGCTGCGTGAGGAACTCTGGAGGCAAAAGAGACTTGAGCTGCTCGATGCTGCTGTTGATTCGCTCTCGTCGTAACTTCTCCACCAGAGGCTTTCTGAGCTGCAGAAGAAGACGAATACACTGATTAAGACACTTCTTGTGGAGTTGGTGAGAAGATGAGGTGATGAGGAATCTTCAACATAccttgtgtgtgagtgtcacaTGCTGCTGAGAGTTTGTAGAGATTGTAGGTGCCATGGCTGGATGTGTGTGCTGTCCACAATGTGATCTCTACTGGCTTCATGCCTCCTATTTATAGTCCTACATCTCCATATGAATGTGTGCCTCTGGCTCTGGCTGCACTTTCTCACAgtggcagccaatcagagagctgGATGACACAAAACACCATGCAGCATGTTTCATGCTTGGGGGGGAACAATAGCTGCATCTCAGGGGAGCAGCTGGACCACTGGGAGGGGGTGGTCACAGAGCTCTGTGTGAATGTGGGAAAATGGTGACCCTGTAGATCGCAGACCTGCTGCCTGATGTTGCCTGATGCTGCCAACAATGAGACCAGAACACTACTGTACTACAATAAGATGCATGCTGACATGGAACCATGAGTCCAAATAAACTTTTAAGGagttaaaatgaaagtgatGAGACTTGAAGAGAAGCAAAGTAGAAGAATAAAGTGAGAAACCTTCAACTCATGTGAAGACCAGTTGTGCACACCAAAATGTTCATGAAGACAACATGAAGGTTGATCGTGACTTTGAAAATAAAAGACTCCAAAAGAGCATCATTGCTATCTGAACAATCCTCCGTGTAAACATGTCAAATTCCCCAATAAacatgtgaaagtgaaagtgaaagtgtgtgatgtcacacatggaCTTTAGAAGCAAGTCCCACGTGTCTACACATAGCATCGTCTTTGGACATGTGTCTTGGTGTGAGTACTAGTAACATGCCACTTTCCCACACTGACTCATGGTTCCTTGTTGCTATGGAAACGGACCATCTGGAGGGAAAGAACACCGATGGCTGCATCTGGTTCTTTGGACAAACTGCTATCAAAAAACTACATAACAGCATCAAAATATCTTCAACCATATTCTTCTGataatttgtttatgtttatgaacCTGAAGCAAAATAACAACACGACACAAAGGAATTTTACATCCTAAGCTTCAGTTCACCACATGGGGGcggggaggtcaaaggtcaggacAGCTTTCTCATGAAGTGTGCCGAATCCCTGGGCAAGAGGAGGAGGTGTGTTTAATGTGGGCTGTGTTCATTAGACACTATTTACACAAATTAAGCAAAATCACATCATCATTTTTCAGTGTTGCAGGTGTGGAAAAGGTGTGAAGGTGACTTGTAGTGGATTAGTGAGATAGTGGACAACCTGCAGGAAGTGTGATGACCGGTACTCAGTGTGAGGAGAAGCTCAATTTCACTTTCCCACACACACTCTTTGAATGGTGCTGTCCATCAAGCACAAAGCCACCATGAATGGAGCCTTTAGAGGAATTGtgttgaaacacacacacacacaaacacacacaggatgaCATCAGCAGCCATCTGGAGGGAAAGCACGCTATTGGTTGACTCTCAGGCTTTTTGCTAGTTTTGAATCATCACAAGGATTCCAGCAGCAAGCTAGCAACTGTTTCCTGAAGTGTGCCAAATCCCTTTGGAGAATAGTGGCCTGCTGGTGGCGTCCTCCATGCAAATCAGGGTGCACTTTCACACGCTTATCATATCATATGTTACACAAACAACATCTTTGTGTGGCTTATGGAACCTGGGCAGCATCAATGTGATCACGTTCTTCCTCCACTGCCTGGATTCGTGGCAGGGAGGCATAGGAATGGCGATCATACATTTTGCTGAAGTTTATGCAgaaatgttatatgttatatgggCCAAGTGTTGCATTATGGTCTATTTATAGGCCAGTGACAGGCAGTGTTTTGTTGGTGTTCAGTAAAGCAATTATTTATTGCACATGTAAGAGTAGAGTCTGAGGCACTTATAAATAAGTGTGGCCTTTTGATTGGTTGTGTTTTAAATAGGAAATGAAGTTATGTCAtgatatgttttgtgttttgtatgtGTGACATATGTGCGATGTAATtcttaatatttatttgaatattcattcattcattttctaccgcttttcctcacgagcgtcgtagggggtgctggagcctatcccagctgtcttcaggcgagaggcggagtacaccctggactggtggccagccaatcacagggcacatatagacaaacaaccattcacactcacattcatacctatggacaatttggagtcgccaattaacctagcatgtttttggaatgtgggaggaaaccggagtacccgggagaaTATGCAAcatccacatagagatgcccgagagcggaatcgaaccctagtaTTTATTTGAATATGTCATTTAAAAGTTAGTTCCATCAAATCAAAGTGTATTTCTATGTTCTTATATTAAAGGAACTCTTCAACTTTAAGCATCACACCGACACACTTTTCCGTCttcaggtcagaggtcagcatCAATTGTCCCACAGGACTCTGAGAGAGACCAACCTTTGCTTTCCCACAGCAGCAACAATAGAAGTGTGTCTCATTATGCAGCACATTAGACACACTCTGTGACCTTTGACACATCCATcctggttttattttgaagctcttAAAGTCACATGATGTTTCACACTGAGCTGCGTATCATTCAGTCATACACTAAATATTCTATCTAGTCACATGACTGCTGTGCATATGTAATAGTCGCTAAGTAGCATTTTGTGCTGAAGAGTAATTGCGTGTGATACTGCTAGATTTGATATTGATCCGATACAATTAAACACAAGGCCAGTATCACTGATAttgatactttttaaaaattaatgtgGCATCATCAATCTGAATCTATCAGTTAATCTTGGATGAAACCTCTGCAGTTGGGCAGGAAACCAACTGAAGTCAAAGTATCGATATTTTTACATTGGTATTGATCAATATTGATACCAACGTTTATATATTGAGCACACAAAGTTTGCAAGTGACGTCATGTGTTTATTGACGCAGGAAATATGACGTGATGATGCATCACAACAACAACTTGTAGACGCGTACAAGACACGCTGCACTCACAGCAAGTGGAGGatacattcacatacacaaaaatgtatacattaatACCATACATCGGTCTTTAGATAAGACTGAAGAGGGACAGGAAGGGAGCGCTCACTCTTCCGAGCATTCCTCATAACAGGAAGCAGGAATTATGGACCTTTAAAACAGATCACATTAATGACACACTCAGTGACATCATCACTGAGCGACGGCAGTGATCTTAAAACAGATCATTTTTCAGTCTTCACATTAGTGAATGTCATCAAACGTCCATGGATAGAACATCTAAGATTTCACACAAACAATCACATGGCAACACAACATATTATCATATAACTATAAAAGTTGTCATTGCGTCATATTCATGCAATTGTTCTTCCACCTGATCTGAAGGTGCTCGTAATCAATCAGCGACTTTTAACTTTGACATGACAACCACAAGATACATATCATCATTACTGATGCAATCAAATGTCACTCATGCAACATGCATGACAACATACATTATCTTTCTGAGCACCAAAAACATTATTGCTGCTCTTTCTTTGAGAAAATATCAACCTAAAAACAATTTGGATCAATATGAAGTAACATTATTGGCCATcattttcatataaaaatatatgaaaaagtgTTAGAAGTGAATAATGATCGCGAAAACAATCTGACAGTTCATACAACATGCATGACAAGATCATATTATTGCTGTTGTTTCCATAGGAAGTCAACCAGCAAATTAATCAATGTGATCAATATGATCAATAATATTAGATATTGCATTACAAATGCAATCAAATGTGATTCATGCATCA comes from the Doryrhamphus excisus isolate RoL2022-K1 chromosome 18, RoL_Dexc_1.0, whole genome shotgun sequence genome and includes:
- the LOC131105966 gene encoding transcription factor HES-5-like, yielding MAPTISTNSQQHVTLTHKLRKPLVEKLRRERINSSIEQLKSLLPPEFLTQQQPDSKLEKADILEVTVSFLKRLKSLDGLAVHQGYSSCAREVDDFLSEERARMNFKQLQSSCKEKLREEALSPLSSAVHSSIIKQERSARSAPWRPW